A stretch of the Staphylococcus sp. NRL 16/872 genome encodes the following:
- a CDS encoding CpsD/CapB family tyrosine-protein kinase yields MSKKSSKYITTAQDLINEEIKTLRTNVTFNVTEENSTVYMITSSRQGEGKTFVSKSLAESLANARYKVLLIDADMRRPQIHKRFNLPNNYGLSNIISHQIHYEQGIYYSEDSNLDIIPAGTRPPNPSELLDSLNFKDFLEDIQDEYDYVIIDTPPILPVTDALIIGRLVDQTILVSNSKKTPRDLVIEAKKRLDNLKISIFGVVLNQVKHTNTKGYY; encoded by the coding sequence ATGAGTAAAAAATCAAGTAAATATATAACGACAGCCCAAGACTTAATCAATGAAGAAATTAAAACGCTTAGAACAAATGTGACATTCAATGTTACTGAAGAAAACAGCACGGTGTATATGATTACCTCTTCAAGACAAGGAGAAGGTAAAACGTTCGTTAGTAAATCACTTGCTGAGTCGCTCGCAAATGCACGCTATAAAGTTTTACTGATTGATGCAGATATGCGTAGACCTCAAATACATAAGCGCTTTAATCTGCCTAATAATTATGGATTATCAAATATCATTAGTCACCAAATTCATTATGAACAAGGGATTTACTATAGTGAAGATTCAAATCTCGATATTATACCTGCGGGGACGAGACCTCCTAACCCTTCAGAACTTCTAGATTCGCTTAATTTTAAAGATTTCTTAGAAGATATTCAAGATGAATATGATTACGTGATTATTGATACGCCTCCCATTTTACCTGTAACGGATGCTTTAATCATTGGTAGATTAGTGGATCAAACCATTTTAGTTTCAAATAGCAAGAAAACACCAAGGGACTTAGTTATAGAAGCTAAAAAAAGATTAGATAATTTAAAAATATCTATTTTTGGTGTAGTGCTTAATCAAGTAAAACATACGAATACTAAAGGCTATTATTAG
- a CDS encoding glycosyltransferase family 4 protein produces MKILYLITKADNGGAQTHLIQLANYFCQNNDVYVVVGCKGPMLDQLDTRIKVTIVDNLIGPISVKQDILATKTITHMINHIRPDVIHLHSSKAGTIGRLAYKLSKVNKALVIFTAHSWSFTDGIAPLKKYLYLFIEKLMFKVTDKVICVSEFDKQLAIKYKFNSKKLITIHNGIKDPLNHTTLSREKDDIHQFVMIARFAYPKLQMNIINALNFLKKMTKKQFHFTFIGDGINLNECKQLAHAVEVTQEVSFLGNVINAQKELARYDTFVLVSKHEGLPISIIEAMSYGLPVIASNVGGISELVDDNGAILKDNEPINIALALKQQLENDDYVNQSKRSREKYLEHFTETKMLKEVEMVYDAYSRK; encoded by the coding sequence TTGAAGATTTTATATCTTATTACTAAGGCTGATAATGGTGGCGCACAAACACATTTAATCCAACTCGCAAATTATTTTTGCCAAAATAATGATGTCTACGTAGTCGTAGGGTGTAAAGGGCCGATGTTAGACCAGTTAGACACGCGCATTAAAGTGACAATAGTGGACAATTTAATCGGACCTATTAGTGTAAAGCAAGACATATTAGCTACTAAAACAATCACTCACATGATTAATCATATTCGCCCTGACGTGATTCATTTACATTCTTCCAAAGCAGGTACGATTGGGAGACTGGCTTATAAACTATCTAAGGTGAATAAGGCTTTGGTCATCTTTACAGCGCACAGTTGGTCATTTACAGATGGCATCGCACCACTTAAGAAATACCTATATTTATTTATTGAGAAATTGATGTTCAAAGTTACAGACAAGGTCATTTGTGTCTCGGAATTTGATAAACAATTAGCCATAAAATATAAATTTAATTCTAAAAAGCTTATAACGATTCATAACGGTATTAAAGATCCATTAAATCATACGACATTGTCGCGTGAGAAAGACGACATACATCAATTCGTCATGATAGCTAGATTTGCCTATCCTAAACTACAAATGAACATTATTAATGCTTTAAATTTTTTGAAAAAGATGACTAAAAAGCAATTCCATTTCACTTTTATTGGTGATGGGATTAATTTAAACGAGTGTAAACAATTGGCGCATGCCGTAGAAGTTACGCAAGAAGTGAGTTTCTTAGGCAATGTGATTAATGCACAAAAAGAATTGGCTCGTTACGATACATTTGTGTTAGTGAGTAAACATGAAGGTTTGCCGATAAGTATTATTGAAGCTATGTCGTATGGATTGCCAGTGATAGCAAGTAATGTAGGTGGGATAAGTGAGTTAGTAGACGATAATGGCGCAATTCTTAAAGATAATGAACCGATTAATATTGCTTTAGCCTTGAAACAACAATTAGAGAATGATGATTATGTTAACCAAAGTAAACGTTCTAGAGAGAAATATCTTGAGCACTTTACAGAAACTAAAATGTTAAAAGAAGTGGAAATGGTTTATGATGCGTACTCAAGAAAATAG
- a CDS encoding O-antigen ligase family protein, with product MMRTQENSTFLNILLIGLAIFIQQSFVIAGINISIADFIILILFIYIVINHNKVLEINSLVIFILVLYIYRILMTVILGVFDDLLIINLKEVLATSIKFAFVVIYLLIGSIIFKLNNSRDIFLKSYVISSVVIGMLCVFTSIFKTPLLTQLLFFDELRSKGLMNDPNYFAMTQIISLILVFKFTTRFLYRLALSFMILLAIFTTGSKTASIIILLLFFCYCIVKLLNRNIVSIVSVLTVFSVALLCAFYMINFGNWHMQDLDLGGSFNRMTSIFKEGTASINESGSDRSLVWLNAISLIKYTLGFGLGLFDYIHVGTYVNGVSLVAHNTYLQIFAEWGILFGLVFIFYLIYLLFNLVKFNKNGRNLVWIVILLILMVYFMTVSFNNSRYVAFVIGTLIYIVQSNKTEGRQTHEE from the coding sequence ATGATGCGTACTCAAGAAAATAGCACATTTTTAAATATACTATTGATAGGCTTAGCAATATTTATCCAACAATCTTTTGTGATTGCTGGCATTAATATTTCAATTGCTGATTTTATTATTTTAATCTTATTCATTTACATTGTGATAAATCACAATAAAGTGTTAGAAATTAATTCCCTCGTAATATTTATACTTGTTTTATATATTTATAGAATTTTAATGACAGTGATTTTAGGCGTCTTCGATGATTTACTTATTATTAATTTAAAAGAAGTGTTAGCGACATCGATTAAATTTGCGTTTGTCGTGATTTACCTTTTAATAGGTTCTATTATATTTAAATTAAATAATAGTAGGGACATTTTCTTGAAATCTTATGTGATAAGTAGCGTCGTGATTGGGATGTTGTGTGTATTTACTAGCATTTTTAAAACGCCATTATTAACGCAATTATTGTTCTTTGATGAATTGAGATCTAAAGGGTTAATGAACGACCCTAATTACTTTGCGATGACTCAAATTATTAGTTTGATTTTAGTTTTTAAATTTACAACTCGCTTCCTGTATAGGCTTGCGCTATCCTTTATGATTTTATTAGCCATTTTTACGACGGGATCAAAAACGGCTTCAATCATCATCTTATTATTATTCTTTTGTTATTGTATCGTTAAATTATTAAATAGGAATATTGTAAGTATTGTGAGCGTATTAACAGTCTTTTCTGTCGCATTATTATGCGCGTTTTATATGATCAATTTTGGCAATTGGCATATGCAAGATTTGGATTTAGGTGGCTCATTCAATAGAATGACTTCTATCTTTAAAGAAGGAACTGCTTCTATCAATGAGAGTGGTTCGGATAGAAGTCTTGTTTGGCTCAACGCTATTAGCTTAATCAAATATACTTTGGGATTTGGATTAGGTTTATTCGATTACATTCATGTCGGTACATACGTAAATGGAGTAAGCCTTGTTGCCCATAATACATACTTACAAATTTTTGCAGAATGGGGAATATTGTTCGGTCTTGTGTTCATTTTCTACTTAATCTATTTACTGTTTAATTTGGTTAAGTTTAATAAAAATGGACGCAATCTTGTCTGGATCGTAATACTTTTAATATTGATGGTTTATTTTATGACGGTATCATTTAATAATTCAAGATACGTAGCCTTTGTAATTGGTACATTGATTTACATAGTTCAATCGAATAAGACAGAAGGTAGACAGACCCATGAAGAGTGA
- a CDS encoding oligosaccharide flippase family protein — MKSDSLKTNIIYQSLYQIIRTITPIITIPIISRAFGPSGVGVVSFSFSMVQYFLMFASVGVQLYFNRLIAEVAHDKTELSKQFSDIFMSKLLLSLTVLLLYVITISIFIHEYYLIFLLQGIYIIGAATDISWFYAGIEKFKIPSLSNIVASLIVLVTVVFFIRDTSDLPLYVFTLSIVTVLNQGPLYYYLRKYITLKRINWKNVWHIFRSSLVYLLPNGQLNFFTSIACVVLGLIGSYSDVGIFTNTFNILSVAILLVNTIDLVMIPRITKLARKEDNALNQMLELNINMQPILTLPMVLGIIAIMPTFYVWFFGEKFESTVSLMNVLAILLFIIPLNMTISRQYLIIQNKMKVYNMSLIIGALVNLICCIICIPFFGIYGAGIARITSELLILLWRIIDISGTGIKLNIKNFSKTACTSLIMFGVLMFLNIYLTPTVLSTVLLLIIGMLVYLVSNLVLKHEFILLILKNLIKRGDNFDRHS; from the coding sequence ATGAAGAGTGACTCACTTAAAACAAATATTATTTACCAAAGCTTGTATCAAATCATTAGGACAATTACACCTATTATCACTATTCCGATTATTTCACGTGCATTTGGACCTTCTGGTGTAGGGGTAGTGTCATTTTCTTTTAGTATGGTTCAATACTTCTTGATGTTTGCGAGTGTCGGAGTGCAATTATACTTTAATCGTCTGATTGCAGAAGTCGCACATGATAAAACAGAGTTATCGAAACAATTTAGTGATATTTTTATGAGTAAATTACTCTTGTCATTAACTGTTTTATTACTCTACGTTATAACAATTAGTATATTTATTCATGAATATTATTTAATATTTTTACTTCAAGGAATATATATTATTGGTGCTGCAACAGACATCTCATGGTTTTATGCAGGAATTGAAAAATTTAAAATTCCAAGTTTAAGTAATATCGTAGCTTCATTAATCGTTTTAGTCACTGTTGTATTTTTTATTAGAGATACTTCTGATTTACCATTATATGTTTTCACACTATCTATTGTGACTGTGCTTAACCAAGGGCCACTTTATTATTATTTAAGAAAATATATTACTTTAAAACGGATTAATTGGAAGAATGTGTGGCATATTTTTCGTTCATCCTTAGTCTATTTATTGCCTAATGGCCAATTAAACTTTTTTACGAGTATTGCGTGTGTGGTGCTAGGGTTAATTGGAAGTTATAGTGATGTGGGTATCTTTACGAATACATTTAATATTTTATCGGTAGCTATTTTACTCGTGAATACAATAGATTTAGTGATGATCCCTAGAATTACTAAATTAGCTCGTAAAGAAGATAATGCTTTAAATCAGATGCTAGAACTTAATATCAATATGCAACCGATTTTAACGCTTCCGATGGTGTTAGGTATTATTGCGATAATGCCCACATTTTATGTGTGGTTCTTTGGTGAGAAGTTTGAAAGTACAGTGTCATTGATGAACGTATTAGCGATATTATTATTCATTATTCCACTTAATATGACGATTAGCAGACAGTATCTTATTATTCAAAATAAGATGAAAGTATACAATATGTCATTAATAATAGGCGCGCTTGTTAATTTGATCTGTTGCATAATATGCATTCCTTTTTTCGGTATTTATGGCGCTGGAATAGCTAGAATTACTTCTGAACTGCTTATTTTATTGTGGAGGATCATTGATATTTCTGGCACAGGCATTAAATTAAATATTAAAAATTTTAGTAAAACAGCGTGCACGTCTCTCATAATGTTTGGCGTGTTAATGTTTTTAAATATTTATCTTACGCCTACAGTACTTTCCACTGTTCTCTTACTTATCATTGGAATGTTAGTTTATCTAGTAAGTAATTTAGTGTTAAAACATGAATTTATTTTATTAATATTAAAGAATTTAATTAAACGTGGTGATAATTTTGATCGACATTCATAA
- a CDS encoding CpsB/CapC family capsule biosynthesis tyrosine phosphatase, protein MIDIHNHLIWGVDDGARDIDETINMIETAYAQGITRIIATPHFYIDTYEPNKEDLYEKKVLLEDRLGELNLPVSIKIGEEIYLEPASFEKIESNIALSIDNLKYILVEFSFNDISLFIFELLVKLVDMGYIPIIAHPERYKSVQTDFSLLEKFVDTGCILQLNGGSILGNHGRGAKKAAKYMVKHRLFHIVGSDAHNDTNRPFVIAKAFKKIKDQDFKNFLETNAEAIWNNQRIDSYRYFQ, encoded by the coding sequence TTGATCGACATTCATAATCATTTAATTTGGGGCGTGGATGATGGCGCAAGGGACATAGACGAAACGATAAACATGATTGAAACAGCTTATGCGCAAGGTATTACAAGAATTATTGCGACACCACATTTTTATATTGATACCTATGAGCCGAATAAAGAGGATTTATATGAAAAGAAAGTATTACTAGAAGATCGATTAGGAGAATTAAATCTTCCTGTTTCGATTAAGATTGGAGAAGAGATTTATTTAGAACCTGCTTCTTTTGAAAAAATAGAATCCAATATAGCATTATCAATAGATAATTTAAAATATATATTAGTAGAATTTTCATTCAATGATATTTCATTATTTATATTTGAACTTCTTGTGAAGCTAGTAGATATGGGTTATATCCCTATTATTGCGCATCCTGAACGATATAAGTCAGTACAAACGGATTTTAGCTTGCTTGAAAAGTTTGTCGACACCGGTTGTATTCTACAATTAAATGGAGGTTCTATTTTAGGTAATCATGGCAGAGGTGCTAAAAAAGCTGCCAAATATATGGTGAAACATCGACTTTTCCATATTGTTGGTAGTGATGCGCATAATGACACTAATCGTCCATTTGTTATTGCGAAAGCTTTTAAAAAGATTAAAGATCAAGACTTTAAAAATTTCTTAGAAACCAATGCCGAAGCAATTTGGAACAATCAAAGAATTGATAGTTACAGATACTTCCAATAA
- a CDS encoding PTS sugar transporter subunit IIC translates to MNIILGVGTLVIVLIVMTLFLKFAPYGQEGLQALSGAACATFLPQAFLSYAIGGIFHIKFLQDIGDLAGSLGGIAVGILACINLKVSPVFAVIVGLTLKEFSLLPAFIAAYLTAFVIKFIQKKVPDGLDLIVVILVAPALVYGLATLINPGVSAVLNSIANAVNSVGDSSPYALAIILGLIIPVTSMTPLSSMVLASILGLTGVPMAIGAITCTGASFANFTLFNLLKIGKKSNRFAVFIEPLTQIDLIVKYAPVLYGANAIIGMFTACIINFSGLKIGVTGMATPMAGAIVLFGFNNPLTSIITIAAVTVTAVILAFIIGFIIKKFDLLHLHIPMPWNKNKDKKEQHSQA, encoded by the coding sequence ATGAATATCATATTAGGGGTAGGCACATTAGTGATTGTGCTCATTGTTATGACGTTATTCTTAAAATTTGCGCCATATGGCCAAGAAGGTTTACAAGCGTTATCAGGGGCGGCTTGTGCGACTTTCTTACCACAAGCATTCTTAAGTTATGCTATTGGAGGCATTTTCCATATAAAATTTTTACAAGATATTGGTGATTTAGCAGGGAGCTTAGGCGGTATTGCAGTCGGAATACTTGCATGTATTAATTTAAAAGTGTCACCAGTATTTGCTGTTATCGTAGGTCTGACGTTAAAAGAGTTTAGTTTATTACCAGCGTTCATTGCCGCTTATTTAACAGCTTTTGTCATTAAATTTATTCAGAAAAAAGTACCAGACGGTTTAGATTTAATCGTAGTCATTCTTGTTGCGCCAGCTTTAGTATATGGTTTAGCAACATTAATTAATCCAGGTGTTAGCGCAGTATTAAATTCAATCGCGAATGCAGTTAACTCTGTAGGTGATAGTAGCCCATACGCATTAGCAATTATTTTAGGTTTAATCATTCCAGTAACAAGCATGACGCCATTAAGTTCAATGGTACTTGCAAGTATATTAGGTTTAACAGGGGTCCCAATGGCTATCGGTGCGATTACTTGTACAGGTGCATCATTTGCGAACTTTACATTATTTAACTTACTTAAAATTGGTAAGAAATCTAACCGCTTCGCCGTATTTATCGAACCACTTACACAAATTGATCTTATCGTTAAATACGCGCCTGTCCTTTATGGGGCAAATGCGATTATCGGTATGTTTACCGCATGTATTATCAATTTCAGTGGCTTAAAAATTGGTGTCACAGGTATGGCAACACCAATGGCTGGTGCAATCGTATTATTCGGTTTCAATAACCCACTTACTTCAATCATTACAATTGCAGCCGTAACTGTAACAGCTGTTATTCTAGCCTTTATTATAGGTTTCATCATTAAAAAATTCGACTTATTACATTTACACATTCCAATGCCTTGGAATAAAAATAAAGACAAAAAAGAACAACATTCACAAGCATAA
- a CDS encoding MepB family protein codes for MEDIEAFHSYKLLKQTFSTSEATYGIQQWNQQYEALEIETSNGIFTSRLAQKTPNKKGYFFAIWKKDENNKNEPYEAKDLNDALIVNIVDGHKSGQFIFPKEVLLDKGILKSDTSKGKMALRVYPPWETELNKTALKTQQWQCDYFKEMSYE; via the coding sequence ATGGAGGACATCGAAGCTTTTCACTCATATAAGTTATTGAAACAAACATTTTCAACTTCTGAAGCTACTTACGGGATACAACAATGGAATCAACAATATGAAGCTTTAGAAATAGAAACTAGCAATGGAATTTTTACAAGTAGGTTAGCTCAAAAAACTCCTAATAAAAAGGGCTACTTCTTTGCAATTTGGAAAAAAGATGAAAATAATAAAAATGAGCCATATGAAGCCAAAGATTTAAATGACGCATTGATAGTGAATATCGTTGATGGGCATAAATCCGGGCAGTTTATTTTTCCTAAGGAAGTTTTATTGGATAAGGGTATTTTAAAAAGTGATACTTCCAAAGGAAAAATGGCTTTAAGAGTGTATCCACCGTGGGAAACTGAATTAAATAAAACAGCTCTTAAAACACAACAGTGGCAGTGTGACTATTTTAAAGAGATGAGTTATGAATAA
- a CDS encoding ABC transporter ATP-binding protein has protein sequence MEEFVIEGQDISKVINHQHIIEQINMKFPYNSIVLIEGKNGSGKSITLKMLAHILKPSSGKLKVNGIVSYAPDHLPSTINLTVKEYLKFIEDISSINFSMNIEELISRFNLTSFLEKRIKECSKGTQQKVNLIQCLARKADIYIMDEPFSGLDKRAIVQLKSIFLELKQTATVVLTSHEEALDYSFVTHKFNLETKHLIVNKYETQSKSMIVKTRERLDSNLCENLKELEAQAINNVQIKVNVAKSNRLIALLIEQDYFIQEVREDNDDGTY, from the coding sequence ATGGAAGAGTTTGTAATAGAAGGACAAGATATTTCTAAAGTAATCAATCATCAACATATTATTGAACAAATAAATATGAAATTTCCATATAACTCTATTGTTTTAATTGAGGGGAAAAATGGTTCCGGAAAGAGTATTACTTTGAAAATGTTAGCTCATATATTAAAACCATCAAGTGGGAAGTTAAAGGTAAATGGTATTGTAAGTTATGCACCTGATCACTTGCCGTCAACGATTAACTTAACTGTTAAAGAATATCTAAAATTTATTGAAGATATAAGTTCAATAAATTTTAGTATGAATATTGAGGAATTGATTAGTCGATTTAATTTAACGTCTTTTTTGGAAAAAAGAATCAAGGAATGTTCTAAAGGTACTCAACAAAAAGTGAATTTAATTCAATGCTTAGCGAGAAAAGCAGACATTTATATTATGGATGAGCCATTTTCTGGTCTTGATAAGCGTGCGATAGTCCAATTAAAATCAATATTCTTGGAATTAAAACAAACTGCAACAGTAGTCCTAACATCTCATGAAGAGGCGTTGGATTATTCATTTGTTACTCATAAATTTAATTTAGAAACTAAGCATCTTATAGTGAATAAGTATGAAACTCAATCTAAATCAATGATAGTTAAAACGAGAGAACGTTTAGATTCCAATCTATGTGAAAATTTAAAAGAACTTGAAGCACAAGCAATAAATAATGTTCAAATTAAAGTGAATGTAGCTAAAAGTAATCGATTAATTGCCTTGTTAATCGAGCAAGATTACTTTATTCAAGAGGTAAGAGAGGATAATGATGATGGCACTTATTAA
- a CDS encoding metal ABC transporter substrate-binding protein: MKKFIPLLIALMLVLAACSSNSNEQHSKHHDKLKVVTTNSIIYDMVKHIGGDKVDVHSIVPVGQDPHEYEVKPKDIKQLTDADVIFYNGFNLESGNGWFEKALKQAGKSTDDKSVFAVSKGVKPIYLNGETGNKDKIDPHAWLSLDNGIQYVKNIQEQLIKADSSHKADYEKQGKTYLAQLEKLNKDSKNKFNDIPKQERAMITSEGAFKYFSKAFDIKPGYIWEINTEKQGTPSQMKQAIKFVKDNHIKHLLVETSVDKKSMNSLSEETGKSIYGEVFTDSIGEKGSKGDSYYKMMKHNIETIHGSME, translated from the coding sequence ATGAAAAAATTTATTCCATTACTTATTGCATTAATGCTCGTTCTAGCAGCTTGTAGTTCAAATTCTAATGAACAACACAGCAAACATCACGACAAATTGAAGGTCGTGACTACTAACTCCATTATTTATGATATGGTCAAACATATAGGTGGAGATAAGGTAGACGTTCATAGCATCGTCCCTGTAGGACAAGACCCTCATGAATATGAAGTTAAACCGAAAGATATTAAACAACTGACTGATGCAGATGTCATCTTCTACAACGGTTTCAATTTAGAATCTGGTAACGGTTGGTTTGAAAAAGCGTTAAAACAAGCAGGTAAATCTACTGATGATAAGTCAGTCTTCGCGGTGTCTAAAGGCGTGAAACCCATTTATTTAAATGGGGAAACTGGTAATAAAGATAAGATTGACCCACATGCTTGGTTGAGTTTAGATAATGGTATTCAATATGTGAAGAACATTCAAGAACAACTGATTAAAGCAGATTCATCACATAAAGCAGACTATGAGAAACAAGGTAAGACTTATCTTGCCCAATTGGAAAAGTTAAACAAGGATAGTAAAAATAAATTTAATGATATTCCGAAACAAGAACGTGCCATGATTACAAGTGAAGGTGCTTTCAAATATTTTTCAAAAGCATTCGATATTAAACCTGGCTATATTTGGGAAATCAATACTGAAAAACAAGGCACACCTTCACAAATGAAACAAGCTATAAAATTTGTTAAAGACAATCACATTAAACATTTATTAGTTGAAACAAGTGTAGACAAAAAATCTATGAATAGCTTATCTGAAGAAACTGGTAAAAGTATTTACGGAGAAGTATTTACAGATTCAATTGGAGAAAAAGGATCTAAAGGAGATTCTTATTATAAAATGATGAAACATAATATCGAGACGATTCACGGAAGCATGGAATAA
- a CDS encoding metal ABC transporter permease, whose amino-acid sequence MTDFIQHLFDYQFLNRALMTSIIVGVVCGTVGSLIILRGLSLMGDAMSHAVLPGVALSFLFNIPMFIGALVTGMIASLLIGYISNNSKTKPDAAIGISFTAFLATGVIIISLINSTTDLHHILFGNLLAITQQTFWTTIIIGVIVMLLIGILYRPLMISTFDTTFSRVSGLNTTMIHYFVMLLLALVTVASIQTVGIILVVALLVTPASTAFLITKNLYSMMIVASLIGVISSIIGLYFSFIYNLPSGATIVIATFSIYLLALLFSKIKTKYRGVQTT is encoded by the coding sequence ATGACTGATTTCATTCAACATTTATTTGATTATCAGTTCTTAAATCGAGCATTAATGACCTCAATTATTGTAGGTGTTGTGTGTGGAACTGTTGGGAGTTTGATCATCCTTCGTGGATTATCGTTGATGGGAGATGCAATGAGTCATGCAGTTTTACCTGGTGTGGCTTTATCTTTCCTATTCAATATTCCGATGTTCATCGGGGCATTAGTAACTGGCATGATTGCAAGTTTATTAATTGGATACATTTCAAACAATAGTAAAACCAAACCTGATGCAGCAATCGGCATTAGTTTCACTGCATTTCTCGCAACGGGTGTCATCATTATTAGTCTTATCAATAGTACAACAGATTTACATCATATTTTATTCGGAAACTTACTCGCCATCACTCAACAAACGTTTTGGACAACCATCATTATTGGCGTCATCGTGATGTTACTGATTGGCATACTTTATCGACCATTAATGATTTCAACCTTTGATACCACATTTAGCCGTGTGAGTGGATTGAATACAACGATGATTCATTATTTTGTAATGCTATTACTTGCCTTAGTAACCGTCGCTAGTATTCAAACTGTCGGCATTATCTTAGTCGTTGCCTTACTTGTTACACCGGCCTCGACCGCCTTTTTAATCACAAAGAATTTATATTCGATGATGATTGTAGCAAGTTTGATAGGCGTCATAAGTTCTATCATCGGCTTATACTTTAGCTTTATTTACAATCTGCCTAGTGGTGCGACGATTGTGATTGCAACATTTAGTATTTATTTATTGGCCCTTCTCTTTTCAAAAATAAAAACAAAGTATAGAGGTGTACAAACAACATGA
- a CDS encoding metal ABC transporter ATP-binding protein — protein sequence MIEMSNMNLHLNHKHVLKDISLKIPISGEIIGIMGPNGAGKSSLLKCLIGEFNATGEMYLYGKFIHKQLQYITYIPQKAQLDLDFPINVEKVILSGCYQTIGWFKRVDHASKVKFQILLKDLDLESLQFKQISELSGGQLQRVLVARALMSDSSVYLLDEPFVGIDFNSEQLIMDKLRQLKIQGKLILIVHHDLSKAEHYFDRILLLNRTVRFFGPSHQAMQSQYLNRTFLFNVTSTFDERSGLPND from the coding sequence TTGATAGAAATGAGCAATATGAATTTGCATTTAAATCACAAACATGTGCTTAAAGATATTTCTTTAAAGATTCCAATTTCTGGGGAAATTATTGGCATTATGGGGCCCAATGGTGCTGGTAAATCTTCTTTGTTGAAATGTCTAATCGGCGAATTTAACGCAACCGGCGAGATGTATTTATATGGCAAATTCATACATAAACAATTGCAATACATTACATATATTCCTCAAAAAGCACAATTAGACTTAGACTTTCCAATCAATGTGGAGAAAGTCATATTATCAGGTTGTTACCAAACCATTGGCTGGTTCAAACGTGTCGATCACGCATCAAAAGTGAAGTTTCAAATACTATTAAAAGACTTGGACTTAGAATCATTACAATTCAAACAAATTTCTGAGCTTAGTGGTGGTCAGTTACAACGTGTACTTGTGGCAAGAGCATTGATGTCAGATAGTAGCGTCTATCTCTTAGACGAACCGTTTGTTGGCATCGATTTTAATAGTGAGCAACTTATTATGGATAAGCTTCGTCAATTAAAAATTCAAGGCAAGCTCATTCTCATTGTGCATCATGATTTATCTAAAGCAGAACATTATTTCGATCGAATCCTTTTACTTAATCGTACCGTTAGATTCTTCGGTCCTAGTCATCAAGCGATGCAGTCACAATATTTAAATCGTACATTTCTATTTAATGTGACTTCTACTTTTGATGAAAGGAGTGGCCTACCAAATGACTGA